CAGAAGCATTTATCTTTAATAACATTCTGATGGATCCATGCTACCCATATAGATTCTGTTTTAAAGAAAAGCAGCCAGAGAAGCTTTAAAGTGCAAGTTCGGTTCCATGATGTAATACTTCGAATGCCTAATCCCCCCTCTTCCTTAGGTGTCGTAACTGAATCCCAAGCCATGCGTGCTGTATACTTCCCATCAAGATTACCTTCCCATAGAAAGGCCGCACACATCGAGTTGATCTGATTGATGCATTCCACTGGGAGGATGAAAGCAGTACACCAGAAATTGATAATCCCCTAGATCACTGAGCTTAAGAGTTGGAGTCTTCCTGCGAAAGACAGGTATTTTACTGTCCAAGAGCTCATTTTCGACTTGATTTTTTGCAGTAGCGGTTCACAGTTGATGAGCGAAAGCTTTTTTGTGTTCAATGGGAGGCCTAGGTAGCGCATAGGCAAGAAGCCTTGCGGGATTCCGGATGAAGCGACGAGGTCTTCAATCTCCACATTTGAGATGCCAGCCAAGAACAAACATGATTTCTGAGGACTGATTGCCAGCCCTGAAATTATCTGGAAGTCGGAAAGTACTGAGATGATGCCTTGCAATGAGGGAAGTGAACCGTCTGAGAAGATCAAGAGGTCATCTGTAAAACAGAGGTGGGTAAGTTTTGAATCTTTACATCTTGGGTGATACCCAAAGGTTCCATCTTCAGCCGCTTTATTAAGCTTGTGTGACAGCACATTCATTGCTATACCAAACAGGTAAGGGCTAAGAGGATCTCCTTGACGCAACCCTCGAGTACCACGGAAGAAGCCATGGAGTGAACCATTAATTCCAACAGAGAAAGCCGTCGTCGAGATACATTCTTTGATCCATTGAATAAACTGCGAAGGCAGATCCAAAGAGCTGAGGGTAGCTATGATGAAATCTCATTTCACAGAGTCAAATGCCTTGGCAATATCTACTTTCAAGGTTAGTCTTTTTGGCCCTTTGTTCTTGTGATCTCCACTTACTATCTCAGAAGCTAGGAGGCAGTTTTCTAAAAGTAGTCTTCCCTTGATGAACGCTGACTGATTAGGCAATATGATCTCAGGGAGCAGAGGTTTTAATTTCGATACTAGGAGTTTTGAAATAACCTTGTAAGTAGTATTGCAACACGAGATAGGCCTGTAGTCCTTTATGGAAGAAGCNNNNNNNNNNNNNNNNNNNNNNNNNNNNNNNNNNNNNNNNNNNNNNNNNNNNNNNNNNNNNNNNNNNNNNNNNNNNNNNNNNNNNNNNNNNNNNNNNNNNNNNNNNNNNNNNNNNNNNNNNNNNNNNNNNNNNNNNNNNNNNNNNNNNNNNNNNNNNNNNNNNNNNNNNNNNNNNNNNNNNNNNNNNNNNNNNNNNNNNNNNNNNNNNNNNNNNNNNNNNNNNNNNNNNNNNNNNNNNNNNNNNNNNNNNNNNNNNNNNNNNNNNNNNNNNNNNNNNNNNNNNNNNNNNNNNNNNNNNNNNNNNNNNNNNNNNNNNNNNNNNNNNNNNNNNNNNNNNNNNNNNNNNNNNNNNNNNNNNNNNNNNNNNNNNNNNNNNNNNNNNNNNNNNNNNNNNNNNNNNNNNNNNNNNNNNNNNNNNNNNNNNNNNNNNNNNNNNNNNNNNNNNNNNNNNNNNNNNNNNNNNNNNNNNNNNNNNNNNNNNNNNNNNNNNNNNNNNNNNNNNNNNNNNNNNNNNNNNNNNNNNNNNNNNNNNNNNNNNNNNNNNNNNNNNNNNNNNNNNNNNNNNNNNNNNNNNNNNNNNNNNNNNNNNNNNNNNNNNNNNNNNNNNNNNNNNNNNNNNNNNNNNNNNNNNNNNNNNNNNNNNNNNNNNNNNNNNNNNNNNNNNNNNNNNNNNNNNNNNNNNNNNNNNNNNNNNNNNNNNNNNNNNNNNNNNNNNNNNNNNNNNNNNNNNNNNNNNNNNNNNNNNNNNNNNNNNNNNNNNNNNNNNNNNNNNNNNNNNNNNNNNNNNNNNNNNNNNNNNNNNNNNNNNNNNNNNNNNNNNNNNNNNNNNNNNNNNNNNNNNNNNNNNNNNNNNNNNNNNNNNNNNNNNNNNNNNNNNNNNNNNNNNNNNNNNNNNNNNNNNNNNNNNNNNNNNNNNNNNNNNNNNNNNNNNNNNNNNNNNNNNNNNNNNNNNNNNNNNNNNNNNNNNNNNNNNNNNNNNNNNNNNNNNNNNNNNNNNNNNNNNNNNNNNNNNNNNNNNNNNNNNNNNNNNNNNNNNNNNNNNNNNNNNNNNNNNNNNNNNNNNNNNNNNNNNNNNNNNNNNNNNNNNNNNNNNNNNNNNNNNNNNNNNNNNNNNNNNNNNNNNNNNNNNNNNNNNNNNNNNNNNNNNNNNNNNNNNNNNNNNNNNNNNNNNNNNNNNNNNNNNNNNNNNNNNNNNNNNNNNNNNNNNNNNNNNNNNNNNNNNNNNNNNNNNNNNNNNNNNNNNNNNNNNNNNNNNNNNNNNNNNNNNNNNNNNNNNNNNNNNNNNNNNNNNNNNNNNNNNNNNNNNNNNTACAGTTAGCTCTGACCTTGACGTGTGCGACATCAAGACTGACCATTCGAATAGTAAATTCATCAGCTTCCACCGGATCTCCAATATTGCCAGCCACTAGACTGAGCCCCTCTCTTGTATAGAGATCAAAGGGAACACCTCGAACATGAGCCCAAAGGGGTATGGAGTCCATCGTGGGAGGCGTAATGGCTAGTTGGGCACTCCATTGTGCGACATAAAACATAGAAGTCCCAATATGCCAAATCTCTTGCTCTACTACTTTCCAGCGAATGTATTCATTAGGAATTTTTACTAGCATAGAGTGAGATTGAGGCCTGAGATGGATAACCAGTTTGGTGCCTTTTCCCCAAATGTGAGTGAGTACGCTTTGAATTTAGCTGAAGGAAGGGGTTTTCCCAGTGAAGACTCCCAAGACAAAATCTTTATGTGCTTCAGCTCCACGATTGAAGACCTCATCTGGGATTTTGACTTGAGAAATTCCTGCTGAAGAGAAAGTCACAGGAGCTAATCTTTCCAACGATCTATCCGTTCCCATCTGAGCTTTTCCAGCATAAGTGCTATCTGAGGGGGGAGGCTTAGAGGAATTCCCGCTAGCTTGAGGATCTTTGCGAGGGAGATTTCTCGAGTTTGCTTCCCCTGTGGGAGAGGGTTCTGCTGGACCCGCTGGACCAGAAGTTTTAGCTTGGCCAGTTGGAGGAGGATCAATCTGGCAGAGAAGGAGTAACCTTCTTAGATTCAAAGCAAGGATTTAGTACTATCTCTGGTCTTGTAGCTGGCGGGAGGTCTTTTGAAGACTCGGAAGCCGTTGTAGAATGAGTAGTGATTTCAAGTCTAGGGTTTGCTACAGTACCAAATAATATGGTTGCGGTAGGAGGAGATGACCCTTTTGTCTTTGCTGGAAGGATAGTATACTGAGCAGAGATACAGTCTATCTCTTTAGTTTTTGCTGATGGAAGCACCTGTAATTTTTATTTTACAAAATTATAAATAATAAAACAAATTGCAGATCGCAAAAACTTTATTAATGATTTTATACTATAAATGTGGAGTTTAATTTTTTTTTAAAATACAATTTATAAATAATTATGTAAAGTTTTTTTTCAATTAAACCACTCCATGCAGTAATATACAGTTCAATTTTTGTTAACTAGGTGATTTTCCCCTGCTCATGCACGGGTATAAATATTTTTAAAGTAAATATATTATAATAATTGATTGCTACTTACTTTTAATTTTAAATTAATTTATAATTTATATGCATCATTTATATTAATAATATTATGTTACTTTAATTATACATATTATATCTAANNNNNNNNNNNNNNNNNNNNNNNNNNNNNNNNNNNNNNNNNNNNNNNNNNNNNNNNNNNNNNNNNNNNNNNNNNNNNNNNNNNNNNNNNNNNNNNNNNNNNNNNNNNNNNNNNNNNNNNNNNNNNNNNNNNNNNNNTGTGAATATATTTAATGAAGATTATGTATAACTTAAGATATATTGTGTTTAGAATGAAAGAAAAAAAAGTAAACTGAAGTGTCTGATTCCAAATTACATAAATTAATATAACGAAACGATAATATTCTGAAGTCTCATGCATATATATATAAATTTTACAAAATAACTAAATTGTAACAGTTGGTAAATATTCTATTTTCATTTTTAATATGCTTTGAGTTATCCTATGATTTATATTTATAAAATAAATTACTATTCTTATAAAATTATATATTCTTATCGTAGTTAAATCTATGATTTTAGATATACGTTGGATTAGTCGAATCACTCATGTTGTGAGTATATTGAGTTACATATATTCTTTCAAATTCAAAATGAAGTATAATTATTTTTTATTATAATTAAGTCAAATGTCCATGTATTTTCATAATATTTATCAAATTATATGTTGATGTTTGTAAAACAAATATTAGAAAATAAAACGATGATCAATAGGAAATTATATGCGTAAATAGCTGATACATTTTTGAAAGCTCATGAGCATATATCAATATTTATAATAATTAAAATATTTTATAAATTCTAAATAACTTTATGCCTTTGATTTATTGAACGGAGACTAAAATTTATTTTAAATAATCTTAAAAATGAGGATTAAGATTTGCTTTGGTATTTTGATTATGGTTACAAACATAAAAACATAAAATTTAAAAGCAAATTTAATATTAAGAAAAAATAACTTTAATAATGATAAAATATAATATATCTACCTCATTAAACTATTTTGTAACTATTTGATCAAATGATGTTTATTTTGAAAATTATTTTTAATTTTTTTAATATCTCTTAAAAATAAGCAGTAAAAAAATTATGATTGTATTTAAAAATAATATTATATAAGTAAAATATAATTTATCGATATTTTTCTGCTGTAATTGAAAGATATTATTGTCAACTAAATATATTAAAATAAATAAAACATTTGAATATTACTAATTATAAACTATTTTTAGACAATGAAACATATATCAGTTTATGTTACTTAATTATTTTATGTAATCATCTAGGAAAATATATAGATATATAAAAAAAATTATTTTTTTGAATTTTTTTTGTATTGTTTAAAATTATGTTTTAAAAGAAATAATATTTTTTTTTCTAATATCAAGATTATCTGTGTAAATTGTTTTTAATGAAATCACATTAAATAGAAATTTATAATTTTCATCTAAGAAAATATAGATATAAATAAATTATTTTATTACTTCAAAATTATATTTTATGTTATTTAAAAATATTTTTTAAATGTAATATTACTATTTTGTGAACTTTCCTTTTTTTTTAAGAAATCATATTTTATATACATATATTTTCCTTTTTCAATTTTTTTTTAACTTTATAAAAAATTTCTTTTTCTATTATATGTGTAAATTTTTCGGAAATTTTTTAAAAGGAAACTAAAAAATAATAATAATAATAGTATTTTAAATGTAAATTAATTCATTAAGGGTATGTGTAATCAACCATCGTGAGAGTTAACGTGAGAGCGACACATAGGAAACTGACTTCTCAAATAATATTATAGAGATATTAGTCAAATCCACGACTACATCATCATACAATCTCTACTTTTATTACATATCAATTATCGATTTTACAGTTTAATTTAGTGTTATTAAAACTGTTAGACATGAATTATAATAAATTGATACATTTTATAATAATTCTAATTTATTAATATATCAACTTGCAGATTATAGATTGTGGATAATAAAAAAAAAAGATAAATTTCTGAATTGTCTAAAACGCTTAACTGATTCATAAAGCTCAAGCAAAGGTGGGAGTCAATCTCATAAGCACAATGTGTTTCAAGTAAATACGCATTAGCAGAACCGCGAAACTGTCCCACCAGGGTACTGGCTCCTTGACACGTACCCATGAGAACCGCGAAAATGTCATTTCCTGGTAGCCTTGAACAGTAGAAACTGTTGAACTTATAAAGACTTATGAACAGTAATACCATTGCCTATGAGAATTAATAAGCAGACGCATCGTCTATGAATACAGATGCAATAAGTGAAGAGAGTTGTTATCTTCATTGTAAATGGGAGTTGACAGAGGCCTTGACATATTAGGGGGACCATCTCTTTCCCATCTGTTTGTGGATCTGAATAAGGTTGGTCCCTCCCTCTCAGGCGTGAATGCCTCTAACTGACCTTGGAAATCAGAATGGGCATTCGAGGTGGTGCGCTTACTTCACTGAGCCGAGTAAAGCCGCCCAGCCGAACTGATGTCTCGAGATTTCTCTATTTTATGGGCCTTGTGCAGGAAATGCAATCCGTCTTGTACCATGCCGTCCACTGACAGTGTGTGCGCGCATGAGAACAAGTGTCGAGGTACAAGCCACCTTTACCTCTCAAATCTCAGTAACACATGTATACGGATATCTACACATAGTCGCACCATAAGTAGTAGCTGGTGTTGAATGGTCAAAATTTAGATGACGAATGTCCCAACTAGGCATGGTCAAAATAACCGGAACCGAAGAACCGAACCGGAATATCCGAAACCGGAACCGGACCAATACTTTCAAATATTCAAACGGTTCCTATATTTTTATATCCGAAATAATCGAACTGAACCGGAACCAAACCGAGAACCAAACGGATATCCAAATATATAAAAATATTAATTATATATACATATAACATAACTAAATATATATTCTTAATTTAAAATTCTATTAAAAGTATATAAAAATAGTTGAGGATAACTAAATTATTATAAAGTATTCGAACTACCCGAAAGTATCCAAAAATTTCCGGATAGTTTTATCTAAAATATCCAAAGTAATCCGAAATATCCAAAAAATTATCTAATTCATCCTAATTATTTGATATTTTATCATAAATAACTGATATTTTATCCTAAATAACTGATATTTTATCCAAATTATCCGAACTACCCAAACTATCTGAACCCGAACTGGATACAATGAGAACCGATATTTTCCGGTTCCTACATTTACTATCCGAACCAAACCCGAAACTATCCGAACCAAACCGAAAATAGATCAAGTAGTAAATGAATCCTGTAGCCCCCTATCCGAACCACCCGAAACACGAACCAATACAGAAATGCCCATGAGGACTAGTCCCAACTCAGTCAATGTATAGATGTAGCAAGAGTAGTAGTAGCATTGTGTACGAGTCTTCACTTGTGTCTATTAAACAAACGCATTATCTATTACTAAGTTCACATCCAAACTATAGTTTCGTACAACCCGAACTAGTAACAAGATCCAAGAACTAGAGAAGTTTATTCAGAAAAACAAAACAAACAAAAATGTAACCAGCATTTGAATTAAGAGGAGTTTCTTGCCACAGAATCGGCAAAAGTCTTACTAAAAAATCGTAACCAGCATTTAGATATCACTAAAAAGCGCAAGTCACATCACTGCTGGGCGCATTGCACACGCTGAGCACCGCCTGGGCCTTCCTCATCATCGTCGTCATCATCATAAGCCTCTCTTTGAGCTTGAGCCTTCCTCCTCATCTCATCCTCAATGTTCACATCGTGCAGCGTCGTCTCCTCGCACTCGTCTATCTCCATGTCGCTCAGAGTCGCATTTGCACGCTTTGGCAAAACCGCTTCAATGGCCTTTGTCTGGTCCGGGTTCAGCGAGTCCGGGAACTCCACAGTGAAGTGGATGTAAAGCTTACCCTTCATGAAGGGCCTTTGGTGTATAGGCATCCCCTCGTCACTTATCGCCCTGTACGAATCTAACAAACCAAAATACACAACATTGTAAGAAAGAGAGAGGCTGTGAATAACATAGAGGGATTATTAGCCGGTTTAGGACGGTCCAATTGTACATGTAATTTAAGTCGGTTTAGTGAAGAGTATATATGATTGTAAAACTGTACATGTACTTTAAGTTGGTTTAGTGCAGAGTAGATATGATTGTACTAAACCGAACTAAACCAACTTAAATTACATGTACAATTGAACCATCCTAAACCGGCTAATAGGGATCATGATTGAGATACGTACCTGGCTTCACAACCTCCCCGGGATTCGATTTGATGAGAAGCTGCCTTGTGTCCAAGTGTGTCAAGACAAACTGGAACCCACAGAGGGCTTCCGTTAGAGAGAGGGTGTGCTCCACGAAGAGATCATCTCCCTTTCTCTTGAAGGTTGAGTGCTCCTTCTGCTGAATGACGAAGACTATATCTCCAGTGACTGTATCAGGCTGTTTCCAAAAGAGTAACAAAGTCAATAAGGATCAAAAGGCGGGACGAAATGAGTAATCATCACTAACCGCTTCATCTGCTTGTCCTCTGAATGTAATCTTCTGGCTGTGTTGCATCCCCTTCTCCACAGCTACTTCAAGCACCTTCTTCTCGGAGACGACCTTCTCTCCTTTGCACTGTGGACACCTATCCCGATCGTTGATGGTCTCTCCAGTGCCCTTGCAGTCATGACAAGGATGCTGCATCTGCTGAATCATCCCAGGTCCAATCTGCCTGATGGAGACCTTCATCCCCGATCCCTGGCATCCACCGCATGTCATCGAAGCTCCAGACTTCGAACCCTTTCTGCCATCATAAAAATCAAATTAACGTCACCAAACAACTCTTTCATGCATTAACTTAAAAAGTACTAACCCGTTACACTTTGAGCACAAAGCCTTCCTTGAAAGCGAGAGCTTCTTCGTTGTTCCGAGATAAAGATCCTCTAGAGAAACCTTCAGAGGGTGAACAACATCTTCACCACGCCTCTGCCTCCTTCCACGGCTGCTGCCACCTAATCAAAAACCAAAAAGATTAAACCTTTATCACCTATTCAAAAGGTAAAACCGATTGGGAGATGAGAGACTAACCTCCGAAAGGGTGTCCACCGCCACCACCAAAGAAGGAGGAGAAGATGTCAAAGGGGTCATGACCACCGCCTCCACCACCCATTCCTTCCTTGAGCGCATCCTCACCGTACTGATCATAGATCTCACGCTTCTCCGGATCGCTGAGAACCTCATAAGCCTGAGCTAGCTCCTTGAACTGCACAGAAGACATGAACCAGTTAACCTAAAGCTCGCGAATTTCAGATCTATAACGAAGATCTAATCGATCGGACAAATCCAATTCAAATTATTAAGAAAAAAAAACTAGATTTTCCCAGACCGACACGAACTGAATTTTTCAGACAATCTGTGTAATAAATTGGGGATCGAAGGAATCAAACCTTCTCTGGATCTCCACCCTTGTCGGGATGGTTTTTGATGGCGGCTTTCTTGTAAGCCTTTTTGAGATCTTCAGGCGAAGCGGTCTTGGGGACGCCGAGGATCTCGTAGAACTTGGTGTTGTCGCTCTTGCTCGAAGGTCCTCTTCTGAACATCTTTTCTCCGTTTTTAAGAAAACCCTAAAAACAAAAGAGGAGAGATGCGAGAGAGAGAGAGAGAAGGAGATGGAGTTTGTTGTTGTGGCTGCTCTTCGAAGACTTTGCTTAAAGGTCTTGTGGAGCGGAACACTCTAGATCTTTTTATATCCTTTTATTTTTATTTCTTTTAATTATTTGTTTTTTTATTCATTTCTTCTCCTATGGGAAAAGGAAATTTAACAAAACTAGTCAAAGAATATTATTTTGAGAATTACACTCAACAAGAAGTTCATGTTCTCCTCTGTTAATAAACTAGATATGAGTCCGTGCGTTGCAACGAGTTTTGTTTGATGTTTTAATTTAATAAAGTAAT
This genomic interval from Brassica oleracea var. oleracea cultivar TO1000 chromosome C2, BOL, whole genome shotgun sequence contains the following:
- the LOC106327595 gene encoding chaperone protein dnaJ 3; translation: MFRRGPSSKSDNTKFYEILGVPKTASPEDLKKAYKKAAIKNHPDKGGDPEKFKELAQAYEVLSDPEKREIYDQYGEDALKEGMGGGGGGHDPFDIFSSFFGGGGGHPFGGGSSRGRRQRRGEDVVHPLKVSLEDLYLGTTKKLSLSRKALCSKCNGKGSKSGASMTCGGCQGSGMKVSIRQIGPGMIQQMQHPCHDCKGTGETINDRDRCPQCKGEKVVSEKKVLEVAVEKGMQHSQKITFRGQADEAPDTVTGDIVFVIQQKEHSTFKRKGDDLFVEHTLSLTEALCGFQFVLTHLDTRQLLIKSNPGEVVKPDSYRAISDEGMPIHQRPFMKGKLYIHFTVEFPDSLNPDQTKAIEAVLPKRANATLSDMEIDECEETTLHDVNIEDEMRRKAQAQREAYDDDDDDEEGPGGAQRVQCAQQ